A region of the Agrobacterium sp. RAC06 genome:
CCGGGGTGAAGCCGGCAGCGGTAATGGCGATCTGCATCGCCTGTTCCTGGAAAAGGGGCACACCCAGCGTGCGCTCCAGCACGGTGCGCAGTTCATCGCTCGGATAGTCGATCGGCCGGCCGGCCAGCAGGTCTTCGCGCCGCTTCAGGTAAGGATGGACCATGTTGCCCTGGATAGGGCCTGGCCGGACGATCGCCACCTCGATGACCAGATCATAGAACTTGCGCGGCTTCAGCCGCGGCAGCATGCTCATCTGGGCGCGGCTTTCGATCTGGAAGACGCCGATCGTGTCGGCGCGGCAGATCATGTCATAGACCTCCGGACATTGGTCCTGATTGACCGAGGCCAGCGTCTCGTGACGATCATAGTGAATGGCCAGCAGCTTGAAGGCCTTGGCGAGGCAGGTGAGCATGCCGAGTGCGAGAACGTCGATCTTCAGGATCTTCAACGTGTCGAGATCGTCCTTGTCCCATTCGACCATGAAGCGGCCATCGGCCGTGTTCATGATCGGAACGACCTCGTCGAGGCGGTCGCGGGTGATGACGAAGCCGCCGACATGCTGGGAGAGATGGCGGGGAAAGCCCTGCAAGGCCTGAGCGTAATCAAGCACGCGCCGGGTCGTGGCATCCTTGAGGTCGAGGCCGGCAGCCTTTGCCTGCTCCTCGGTGAAATCGCTGGTCCACCAGCCCCAGATCGAACCGGCAAGCGCGGACTGCACATCCTCGGACATGCCGAAGGCCTTTGCCACTTCGCGGCCTGCGGACCGGGCGCGATAGCTGATGACTGCCGCTGTCAGGGCGGCATGCTGGCGACCATAGGTTTCGTAGATGAAGCGGATCACATCCTCCCGCTTCTCATGCTCGAAATCGACATCGATATCCGGCGGCTCGTCGCGTTCCGTCGAGATGAAGCGGTCGAACAGCAACGTCGTCTTCTGCGGGTCGACTTCCGTGATGCCGAGGCAGAAACAGACGGCGGAATTGGCGGCCGAGCCCCGGCCCTGGCAGAGAATGCCTGCCTCCCTGGCGTGGCAGACGATCCGGTAGACGGTCAGGAAGTAGGGTTCGTAGCGCTTCTCCGCGATGAGCTTCAGTTCGTAGTCGAGGAGACCGAGGACCTTTTGTGGAATGCCCTCCGGATAGCGGTTGCGCGCGCCTTCATAGGTCAGCCGCCGGAGGGCCAGAGGCGGGGGTTCTCCGTCGAAGATCTCATCGGGGTACTGGTGCGACAATTCATCGAGAGAAAACTGAAGCCGGCTAAAGAAGTTGATATTGTTGTCCAGGGCCTCCGGCCAGGCCCTCAGCAGCCGGGCCATTTCCTCTGGGCTTTTCAGGTGTCGTTCGGCATGCGCGTGCAGCCGGAGCCCGGCTTCGGCAATCGTCACATGCTCGCGGATGGCGACGACCACATCGGCAACCGGCTTGCGCTCGGGGCGTGGTAAAGGGCGTCGTTGGTGGCGATCAGGGGAAGACCGAGCCGCCTTGCTATTCCGTCAAGCTCAGCGAAGTTCCTCTGGTCGGCGCCATCATGACGGGGAACGAGGGCGAGATACAGACGATCCGCCAGGCGAGAGCGGAGAGAGGCGAGCCGGGTTTCGAAGGTTTCGACATCGGCATGGCTTGCCAGCGGGGGTGGCATGGCGATGAACAGAAGATCCTCGCACCATGCCAGAAGATCCTTTTCCCATAGCGTGCAAACGCCCTTTTTCGAGCGCAGATTTCCCTCGCTCAGCAAACGACAGAGATTTCCCCATCCCTTGCGGTTCAAGGGATAGGCGAGAAGTTCAGGCGTTTCGTCATCGAAGACGAGGCGGGCGCCGGGGCGGAATTCGAGACCATTCAATTTTGCCGCGGCATGCAGACGGACAACACCAGCGACCGTGTTGCGATCGGCGAGGCCAAGGCCCGATAGGCCCAGAAACAGCGCGCGCTCCACCAGTTCCTCGGCATGGGATGCGCCGTCGAGGAAGGAGAAGTTGCTGCGCAATCCGATTTCGTAAAACCTCTGCATCGTCACGGCTCCTGCCTCACGCGAAGAAGCCCTGAAGGAACCAGCTCGGCGTCACGGTCCGCCGCTCATAAAGACCCTCGCGATACAGCCAGAAGCGCTGGCCGTCGCTATCTTCGATACGGAAATAATCGCGTGGCGGAGCATCCTCGCCATCGGACCACCATTCCGGCGCCAGGCGCTCCGGGCCTTCGGCCCTGAGGATACGCCGTTGGACACGGCGCCAGCGAAAGCTGGCCGGTGGACCATCCGGGACCACGGACATGACCTCGACCTCTTCAGGTCGATGGAGGAGGCGCAAGGGACGCGCCGATCTCGCCGCCGTTCGGGATCGAGGCAAAGAAAGATCTGCCGCCTTGAGCGCATCGGCGGCCGGGGCATGTACCGATGCTCTCTCCGGCCAGTGGCTGGCCAGCGGTACGGGCAGACGCAGCGCCCGCTCACCCAGGCGGGCGGCCACCTGATCGAGGAAGCGTGTGAGATCTTCGCCGCTGTCCTCCTCGTCGGCAAGGGCGGACTGGCGGACTTCAAAGGCCTCGCTCAGGAGGACATTGAGACGAACGAGCTCGAAGCCGAAACCGGCATCAAGCTCGTCATGGATGACGGAAAGGCGTTCCTCGAACAAGGCCCGGATGCGGCCTGGGTCACGCAAGGGGGCGGAGGCCCCGACCTCGATCCGAAAGACCTTGCCATCGACCCGAAAAACCAGAAGTTCGAACAGCCGGCCCCCCTCGCCGCGGGCTTCAAGCGAGGTTTTCAAGCCCGCAGCCAGACGACCCGCGAGATCAAGGACCTGATCTTCGGTCATGATCGGTTCTGCGAGACGCCTTTCGGCCGACAAGAGCGGCAGATGGCGTCGCGGCGAAATGGGCTCGCCTTCCCGTCCAAGCGCCTGATCGAGACGCAGGATCGGACCTGCGCCGAAGCGGCGGGTGATCGGCGCGCGCGGGGCTGCGAGCAGATCCGCTATTGTCTTCAAGCCGACCCGTGCGAGGTTCATGACGATCTGCGGTTCGAGCCTGAGGGCCGCGATCGGCAGGGGGGCGAGTGCTGTTGCGGCCTCGCATGATGCGACGCGCCGTGGGCCATCAAAACGGCTGCAGGCACGGGCGAGACCAGGGGTCGGGCCGACCGCGATCTTGACCGCAAGGCCGAAGGCGGTCATGCGGCGATCAACGTCCTCGATCAGCCTTTCCTCGCCGCCGAAGAGATGGGCGCAGCCGGTGATATCCAGCATCAGTCCGTCATCGCCGTCGAGAGCCACCAGCGGCGTGTAGCGGTCACACCAGTCGGCGATGGCATCAAGAAGAGCGCGGTCTGCGGCCGGATCCGCTTCGATCACGTCGAGGTCTGCACAGATGGCGCGGGCTTCCGCCAGTCCTTGTCCGATCCGCAGGCCGTAGCCTTCGGCCATATCATCCAGTGCGGTGATCCGCATGGCATTGGCGGAACGACCGGCGCAGGCCAGTGGCGCCCGATCAGGATGCGCGGTCGAGCCGGGGTGCAAACGCCACGAGAGACCCCAGCGCCGCCGGGCGATGCGATCGGTCGGGAGCCTTGGGAAAAAGAGCGACAGAATGCGGCGATCCGAGGCTTGCGGGTTCGGACTGTTCGAAAAGTTGAAGGCGGCGGTCATCGGAATTCCACTCCAGAATGAGTTCGGGCGAGCCCGGAATGCGGGATTTCTCAGGGGTTATGCGAAAGACTGGTGACCCGATGCTGCCGCCCAGCAGGGACCCGTCGGCGAGAGATCGCGCCGCCGCCGGCGCGGGTTCGACAAACAGGCGAAGAAGGGCGCTTGACGCCTCTTCTTCGCCCGCCTGGCGGAGGATCAATAGCCTGCCACCGGTGGCGCGCGCCTTGAGGCTCAAGCGCCGGCTCTCGGTGAGGCCGAATTTCTTCGGATTGCCCTGTACTTCCAGGAGCACGGTGGAAAAGGCCCGGGAGGCAAGGGCTGCCTCGGCCAGCCAGAGCGCGTCCTCGACCCTGCGAGGCAGGGCATGCACCAAGGCGGTCGACGACAGGCCGAAATCGAGGAGGCCAGGGCCATAGGCGAGACCCGCTTCCCGGACGACCTGGGGATCGGCGATGAAGAGGAGGCGCTGCCTCTGCCTCTGGTTTTTCTCCGCCGCCATCAGAGCAAGCGCCACTCCGAAACCGGTCACGGTTCCCGCCTGTTGCAGCCTCTGTCCCCTCACTTCGATCAACGTTCCCAGGGCGAGGCTGTCACCCACAATGCTGCCGAAGAGATCCTGGTGTTCGAGCCTTTCATTCACAGCCCTCTGTTTCGTTTCCGGGCCCGTAGTCTGGACCGTCAGACGCGCGGCATGGTCGGGCTTTCCCTCGATCCGGGCAATCGCCTCTCGCAAGGCAAAAAGCGTCTCGCGCGCCTGAGGGCTCTCGCCCATGACGATGTCTCCTGATGAATTGTTCTCTATTTGTTCCTATGGATTCCAGAGCTTCATAAAAGAGTCAACCGGATTCAGATGAGAATTTATTCCTTGGTTGAATTCACTCTCGAAATACCGTCGCAAACATCCTATATCTCCGGGCAGTAAGGAGTATTCATGGCCCGCATAGACCAGAGCGAGGATTGGCGCGAACGACACGCCCCGACGATCAGCACATTCGAGTCGCTGGCGATCGAGGCTTATGGGCACCTGCCGCAGGAGTTCCGCGACCTGAGCCGCGATCTCATTATCGAGATCGCCGATTTTCCGACCGATGAAGTGTTCGAGGATATGGCGCTCGAGACGCCCTTCGACCTGCTCGGCCTTTTCGAAGGACGCGGGATTTCCGAGCGTTTTTCGATGGAAACCGGCATGATGCCGAACCGCATCATCCTCTATCGCCGCCCCATCCTCGACTACTGGGCCGAAAACGAGGAAACGCTGGGCGATATCATCACCCATGTGCTGATCCATGAGATCGGCCATCATTTCGGCCTCTCCGATGATGACATGGAGCGGATCGAGGAAAGCGCCGAAGAGGCCGCCGCTGCTGAGCGGTAAAGCCAGGTTTTTGCTTTTGTGACGGAATGAGCCCTGGACGGCCCGGCAAGAAACGGGTGGGCCGGGCATATCCCGATTGCCTATGACCGACCTCCATTCAAGGAGGTTCTCATCATGCAAACACTTCACGGCCAAGTCGCGATCATCACCGGTGCTTCATCGGGTATCGGGCTGGCGACAGCACGTCTTTTCGCTGAACATGGGGCTGCTGTCGTCCTCAATGCACGGGGTGCAGATGCGCTCGAAAATGCCGCCGCCGAGATCCGGCAGGCTGGCGGGACGGTTGTTGCCGTGGCCGGTGACGTCGCTCTTCCAGAAACGCATGCACGGCTCGTGGATACGGCCCTGCAGCGTTTTGGCCGGCTCGATATCGCCATCAACAATGCCGGTACCGTTGGACGGATTGCGCCTCTCGCTTCTCTCGAGCCCAATGACTGGCATGATGTGCTCATGGGCAATCTCACCTCGGCCTTTCTCGCGGCCCGCGCCCAGATCCCAGCCATGCAGGCGCGTGGAGGGGGTGCGTTGGTGTTTGTCTCCAGCTTCGTTGGCACAAGCGTCGGTCTGCCTGGAATGTCTGCCTATGGTGCGGCCAAGGCGGGGCTGATGGGGCTCGTCAAAGGGATTACGGCCGATTATGCCGCCGAAGGCATCCGAGCCAACGCCTTGCTGTCTGGTGGAACGGATACGGCCATGGCTGGCGATCAGGCTCAAAAGGATTGGGCTGCTTCGCTGCATGCGCTGAAGCGGATCGCACGGCCGGAGGAAATCGCGGCTGCAGCTCTTTTCCTTGCTGGTCCCATGGGCAGTTTCGTTGCGGGGTCTGCCCTTTACGCCGATGGCGGCAACGCCGCCGTCAAATAAGCGGTCAGTGCCCCGATTGTGCCATGCCTCACGCGCTTTGCCCGAAGCGGGCCCGGTAGGCGGCGGGGCTGGTTTGCAGTCGGGTGCGGAAATGATGGCGTAGGGTCGCCGGTGTGCCGAAGCCCGATGCGACCGCGATGTCGTCGAGTGACAGGCTTGCCCTGCGCTCCAGCAGGTCGCAGGCATGGCGCAGCCGGCGGGTCAGCACGAATTCGCCGGGGCTGTGACCTGTCAGGTCGCGGAAGCGACGCTGGAAGGTCCGGCTGCTCATCCCGGCCCGTGCTGCCATTTCGGCCAGTGTCACCTCGCGCTGCAGATTGGCCTCGATCCAGTCGATCAGCGGCCCCATCCGCTGTCCTTCGCGTTCCTGCGGTACCGGCCTCTCGATAAACTGCGCCTGTCCGCCTTCCCGATGCGGTGGAACCACAAGGCGGCGGGCAACGCTGTTGGCGGCATCCGCGCCGAAATCGCGGCGGACGACATGCAGGCACAAATCGATGCCCGCAGCACTGCCTGCAGCCGTCAGGATCTGACCCTCGTCGACATAGAGTACATCGGGATCGAGATGGATTTCGGGATGCCTTTGCAAAATTGTGTCGGCATAGCGCCAGTGGGTCGTGGCTTTCCGGCCGTCAAGCAGCCCGGTCGCGGCCAGCACCGCTACGCCGGAGCACAGCGACATCAGACGCGCACCCCGGGCATGGGCCGCCCGCAGCGCCTCGATCAAGGACAGCGGAACAGGCTCATCGATCCCGCGCCAGCCTGGCACGACGATCAGATCTGCTTCCTTGAGGAGTTTCAGTCCACCTGAAGCGCTGACCGTCAGGCCGCCAGCAGCGCGCAGAGGGCCCTGCTCGATCGCCGCCGTTGCGTGACGATACCAGCCCTCTCCCATTTCCGGTCGCGCAAGGCCGAAGACCTCAACGGCAACCCCGAATTCGAAGGTGCAGAGGCCGTCATAGGCGAGGGTTACGACGCGTGGTCCCGTCAGCGGCGAGGATGTGAAAGGCGATGCCGGCGTCATTGGCGTGATCTTTACGCATGTTGTCATTCACGCCAGTTTTCCGAATTCCCGGGAAAAGGCAAGGTCTTGTAATCAACGACCGAACAGGAGCCTGCCATGCCAAGCCTCGTCAGTGAAATTCCCGCCGCCGATCCGGCCCTTGTCGCTCAGCATTATCAGGCGCGGCTCGCCTTCGAGACCGACTGCTGGGATGTGCATGAGGTGATGAGCCGCGGCGAGGCGGACTTCGTGCTTCTCGACGTGCGCGGACCGAAGCTTTACGAAAGGGGGCATGTGCCCGGCGCGATCAACCTGCCGCATGGCAAGATGACCGAGCGGAAGATGGCGGAATGGCCCGAAGATACGCTGTTCGTCGTCTATTGCGCCGGACCGCATTGCAACGGAACCGATCGCGCCGCACTGCGGTTGGCGAGGCTCGGGTGCCGGGTCAAGGTGATGATCGGCGGCATGACCGGCTGGGCGGATGAAGGTTTCGAGATCGAAAGCGGGGCCTGATCCTGGCTACCGGTTCGCTCATCCTGCCAGATGGGCGAATTCGGCGACGACCTCTTCGTAAACCCGGCGCTTGAAGGGCACGATGAGACCCGGCAGGTCCTGCATCGGTTTCCAGTCCCAGGCGTCGAATTCTGCCTCATGGCCACCCGGCGGAGGGTTGATGGCGATTTCGCTTTCGTCGCCTTCGAAGCGGAACGCGAACCAGCGCTGGGTCTGGCCGCGGAACTTGCCGCGCAGGCCAATCCCGATCAGATGCGCCGGCAGGTCGTAATTGATCCAACGGCCGGCTTCGGCGAGCAGGGAGACGGATTTCATGCCGGTCTCCTCATAAAGCTCGCGCATGGCGGCCGGTAGCGGATCTTCGCCCGGATCGATCCCACCCTGCGGCATCTGCCAGAGCTGGGGCGAACCGTCATATTCCGAATTGCCTTCGGAAAGGCGGCGTCCCGCCCAGACGAGACCCTCGCGGTTCAACACCATGATCCCGACACAGGGGCGATAGGGCAGATCTTCAGCCTTCACCTGGGGCTTGGTCGATTGGGGCTCGGTCATGATATCCTCAGGGGCTGTTGTCGTTGGCGAGCACCGAAACGCCGACGAATTCGATGCCGCGGGCGACTGCTTCATTACGCCATTCGGCGACCGCTGCAATGGTCTCGTCAAAAGCCGCACCGACGCCGATCGCCTGGCCGTTGCGCCGCGCAATACGCTCCAGTTCGTCGAGCTTCGCCAGGATCGCCTGGCGATCCACCTGCGCGTCGATCATCACGTCCGCATAGGCATGCGGGAAGCCGATCGCCTTGGCGAAATCACCCGACAGCGAGCGCGCGGTGGAGCCGTCGTCGAGGAACATCAGCCCGCGCTTGCCGATATCGCGCATGACAGGGTCCATGGCCTTGTCGTCGGCGAGGAAGCGGGCGCCCATATAGTTCATGATGCCGGTGTAGTTGGTGATCTGCGCCATGGCCTGGTGCAGGTTGGCGATATTGGTCGCTGCCGTCTTCTCGGCCAGCAACGCGCCGCGCCCCGGATCGTTGGCCGGATAATCGAAGGGCTCCATCGGCACCTGAAGAACGATCTCGTGTCCCTTGCGGCGCGCCTCCTGCATCCAGCGCTGCAGGCTGTTGCCCGTTGCGGCGAAAGCGAGGGTGATGTCCTCGGGCAGTTCGCGGATCGCCTTCTGGCTGCCGGTCTGGCTGAGGCCGATGCCGCCAATGACGATCGCGATCCGTGTGCCGCGTGCGCCGGACCACGGCCTCGCATAGAAATCGACGGGTCGGAGGCCGGAGGCAGACACGACAGGAAGTTCGCCCGCATCGGTGAGTTCGATCAGGTCTTCATTGGGCTGGCCGGCCAGTCGCGGATCCTGGGTCGACGCGGTGCCGATGATTACCGGCCCCTGTCGACCCGTCGGGCTGAAGGTCGTGACGACATTGCCGTCTGCGGTGGTGGTGCGGCGGAGCAGGGCTCCGTCGTTCGGACCGCTCCTGACGATGCCGGCTGCCTCATTCTGCGGTTCACTGCTTGCCGGGGTGTCTGGAGCCTGGGCCGTTTCCGGTGGTGCAGGGGCGAGATTGATCGGCGGGACCATGCGCAGGTTTGCCGGGGACAGGGCCGTCCATGCGGAAAAGCCTGCAAGGGAGACAACGGCAAGAACAGCCGCAAGACTGGACAAAGCAGAACTGCCTTTGCCTGGCTTCTTGTCCTTGCGCTCCTGTCCGAGCGGTGCATGAAGATCCATGCGATACTTCCAGTGATGTCGGCAGTCCGGATACAGAAAGACCGCCCGCGCATCTGTGATACGCGGGCGGTCAGATCAGATGCTTACTGCAGAGCGGCCTTCTGCGGATCGGCGGGGAAGGCCGGATCGGTCTTCACGCCACGCAGCAGATCGAGTGCATGGTTGAGCTGGACGTCGTCCTTGGCTTCCGGCGGCACATAGGCAACCGAGCCGGAGCCTTCCTCGTTCTCGTTCTGGCCCTTGATGTGGCCTGGAAGAGAGGATTCGCCTTCGGTCCGCACCTTGCCCTGAAGCTCTTCCGGAAGCGGCTGCTCGACCTTGATGTCGGGCTCGATGCCGGTTCCCTGGATCGAACTGCCGGAGGGTGTGTAATAGAGTGCCGTTGTCAGGCGCAGTGCGCCCTTGTCGCCCATCGGGATGATGGTCTGCACGGAACCCTTGCCGAAGGAGCGGGTGCCGAGCACGGTCGCACGCTTCAGATCCTGCAGCGCGCCGGCCACGATTTCCGATGCCGATGCCGAACCGCCATTGATCAGTACAACCACTGGCTTGCCGTCGGTCAGATCGCCTGCGGTGGCGTTGAAGCGGCGGGTATCCTGCGGATCGCGCGAACGGGTCGAAACCACCTCGCCACGCTCCAGGAAGGCGTCGGAGACGTAGATTGCCTGATCGAGCAGGCCGCCCGGGTTGAGACGCAGGTCAAGGACATAGCCCTTCAACTTGTCTTCCGGGACTTCCTTCTTGATCTTCTCGATCGCCGCTTCCAGATCGTCATAGGTCTTCTCGGTAAACGAGATGACGCGCAGATAACCGACATCGCCCTCGACGCGCGACTTGACGGCGCGGATCGCAATGATCTCGCGGGTCACGGTGATGTCCAACGGCTTGTCGGCACCCTCGCGCAGGATGGTCAGCTTGATCGGGGTGTTGACCGCCCCACGCATCTTTTCGACAGCTTCCTCGAGCTTGAGGCCGCGCACGCTTTCGCCGTTGATTTCGGAGATGAAGTCGCCAGCGAGAATGCCGGCCTTGGAGCCGGGCGTGTCGTCGATCGGCGTGATGACCTTGACGAGTTCTTCCTCCATCGTGACTTCGATGCCGATGCCGCCGAATTCACCGCGCGTCTGGGTCTGCATGTCGGCCGCATCCTTGGCGTTCATGTAGACGGAGTGCGGATCTAGCGAGGTCAGCATGCCGTTGATGGCACTTTCAACCAGCTTGTTCTCGTCCGGCGGTGTCACGTATTGGGCGCGAATGCGCTCAAAGACATCGCCGAAGATCGACAGTTCACGATAGGTGGAATTGCCCGCAGCCTGCGCCGGAACACCCGCCGAATAAATGACGCTCATCGCGGTTGCGCCCATCAATGCGCCGACGAGGAGAAGAGAGACCCTACGTATCATTCTGTGCCTTTCCAGAATCGCCTCCGACCCACCAGGGACGGGAATCAACCGGTTTACCGTCTTTCCGAAGTTCAATGTAAAGCGTCGGCCGATCGGTTTCCAGCGCCAATACTGTCGCGCTTGCCACTCTTTTCTCACCCATGGTCGCCAGAGGCTCCCCAGAGAGGACGAACTTGCCTTGGCTCGTGCTGATCCGGTCCATGCCAGACAGCACCATATGATAGCCGTCGCCCGTATTCAGAATGATCATCTGGCCGTAGCTTCGGAAATTTCCAGCAAACACTACCCATGCATCGGCCGGTGCGGTTACCAGCGACCCGGGCTGTGAGGCAATGACGATGCCCTGCGCCTGGTGGCCTGTCCCGTCCGGATCGCCGAACTGTCGCAGGGTTTCGCCGGCAACCGGCAAGTCCAGTTTCTGCTTCAGCTCAGAGAACGGATATGCTGGCGCAATGCGGTTTTTATCGGGCAGTCCAGACTGGGCGAGCTCCAGCGCGCGGGCTCTCTGCTCCTCGCTCATCTGGCTGCGCCTTGCCTCTTCGGCGCGGGCAAGTTCGGCCGCCTGGCGCACCGAAGTGATCTCGCTTTCGAGCGACCGGATCAGGGCCTCCATCGTCGAAGCACGTTCGGCAAGTGCCTCCGATTGCTTGCGTTCTGCCTGCAGCTGCAGCGAATTCGTGCGGGCAAGCCGATCGTTTTCGACAAGGAGAAGATCCATCCGCCGCTCTTCTTCCTGGCGGTTGGCGATGGCCGCGACGAGGCTGTCCATCTCCTGCTTCCCGGCATTCCGGAGTGCGATCAACTCTTCGAGATCAGCGGCCAGCTTGTCCGTTTCACGGCGAATACCGGGAACCACAGCTCCCAGCAGAATGGCGGTGCGTACGGAGCCGAGTGCGTCCTCGGGACTGACCAGCAGGGCCGGCGGCGGATTGCGACCCATCCGCTGGAGAGCGGCCAGGACCTCCGCCAGCGTCGCCCGACGCTCCCGGAAGGAGCCGCGGATCTCATCCTCACGCAGGCCGATATCGGCGAGCCGCTTCTCGCCCTGGTTGATCCGATTTTCGATGTCCTTGCGGCGTTTGGCCGATTCGATCAGCGCCGTCTTCAGGCTCTCCGAGGTCTTTTCCAGCTCTGCGATGCTGTTCTCAAGTTCGGTCGCCTTTTCTTCCGACAGCTTCATGCTGGCGGCGATTTCCTGCAACTCCGAGCTCACCTGATCGCGTTTGGAACGCAGTTCGAGGGCTGGATCAGGCGCCGGATCCGGTATGATACGGTCACCCGTTGCTGCCGGCGCCGGCGGCAGCGCGCCAGTGGTGGTATGAGTATCCGCAGGCGTGTTCTGTTGCGCATGGGTCGGAAGCGGGGATGCCGACGCCAGGAGTGCCGCCAGAACAAAGGCCGCCGCCAAGCCAACCTTGCGGCGGCTGCCGTCGATCAGACGTGCATTGTCATTGGCTGCAGTGGGCAAAGGCTTCATCCGGTTCGGCGGGAAAATACGCTGATTTGCGAACAAGGCAAAGGTATGCCGCGCCGATCGTGATCGGCGCCTCAAACGCGGTGATAGGGATGTCCCGTCAGGATGGTCACGGCCCGATAAAGCTGCTCGGCGATCAGGATGCGGACCAGCTGATGTGGCCAGGTCAGTTTGCCAAGATTGAGGACGAGGCGGGCACGATCACGCAGGTCGGGGTCAATGCCATCGGCGCCGCCGATGACCAAGGCCATGTCGCGCTGGCCGTTGTCGGCAGCGTCGCCGACGAATTTCGCAAATTCGGCGCTGTCAAAGGCCTTGCCGCGCTCGTCGAGGACGACGATCAGCGCGCCGTCGGGGATCTGACGGGAAAGCTCCTGGGCTTCCTCGCGCTTTCTCGTGTCGGCATTGCCGGCGCGGCTTTCATTCAGCTCCACGGAGCGCGTGAATTCCAGGCCGCATTGCGGTCCGGCCTTGGCGAAGCGGTCCAGATAGCGGGACGCGAGTTCCTTCTCCGGACCGGCTTTCAGCCGGCCCACGGCATAGATGCCAATTTTCATGCGGGCAGTCCCAGTTTCAGGTCACAAAACCATCTCTATCGGCAGGAAGTGACCCGCCGTGTCAATCCGGCTTCGGGACCGTCCTTGAAGACGGCCGGCCGTTTTCAGTGCAGGCGATCCTCGATATCCGGCGTGGCCCAC
Encoded here:
- a CDS encoding murein hydrolase activator EnvC family protein; this translates as MKPLPTAANDNARLIDGSRRKVGLAAAFVLAALLASASPLPTHAQQNTPADTHTTTGALPPAPAATGDRIIPDPAPDPALELRSKRDQVSSELQEIAASMKLSEEKATELENSIAELEKTSESLKTALIESAKRRKDIENRINQGEKRLADIGLREDEIRGSFRERRATLAEVLAALQRMGRNPPPALLVSPEDALGSVRTAILLGAVVPGIRRETDKLAADLEELIALRNAGKQEMDSLVAAIANRQEEERRMDLLLVENDRLARTNSLQLQAERKQSEALAERASTMEALIRSLESEITSVRQAAELARAEEARRSQMSEEQRARALELAQSGLPDKNRIAPAYPFSELKQKLDLPVAGETLRQFGDPDGTGHQAQGIVIASQPGSLVTAPADAWVVFAGNFRSYGQMIILNTGDGYHMVLSGMDRISTSQGKFVLSGEPLATMGEKRVASATVLALETDRPTLYIELRKDGKPVDSRPWWVGGDSGKAQNDT
- the rlmH gene encoding 23S rRNA (pseudouridine(1915)-N(3))-methyltransferase RlmH, with amino-acid sequence MKIGIYAVGRLKAGPEKELASRYLDRFAKAGPQCGLEFTRSVELNESRAGNADTRKREEAQELSRQIPDGALIVVLDERGKAFDSAEFAKFVGDAADNGQRDMALVIGGADGIDPDLRDRARLVLNLGKLTWPHQLVRILIAEQLYRAVTILTGHPYHRV